A single region of the Brachypodium distachyon strain Bd21 chromosome 3, Brachypodium_distachyon_v3.0, whole genome shotgun sequence genome encodes:
- the LOC100845304 gene encoding guanine nucleotide exchange factor SPIKE 1, which translates to MSAADLVVADATAREWQRFKLIPRVSCAGNLDLDPLLNENLEQWPHLNELVQCYKADFVKDDCKYGRYDSVAPPSFRSQIFEGPDTDIETELQLCNARHSKPEETTEDDMPSTSGRQIYETEPCASSSNKPCSLSPLPAYEPAFDWNNERSLIFGQRVTESLPATHISGLKITVKVLSLSLEAGLVEPFGGTICLYNRDRREKLSEDFCFRILPTEMQDAHISLDRWSVFSLDAPSPSVCLLIQLEKAATEEGGVTPSVYSRKEPVHLTEKEKQKLQIWSRIIPYKEPFAWAMIPLFENNHAGGVGDAVSPSSPLAPSISGSSSQDSIVEPTSKLALEGKLNHYSSGSSVIVDISNLNKVKESYIEDSLQDPKRKVHKPVKGVLRLEVEKLHNDRNDTDTISEGGSMNNELHGAELNNGRHHRNSFDGAHSYLNSSAVVQKNARQNGQNSNAENGDNFQAFDFRMMTRSEPFSQLFHCLYVYPLTVSLSRKRNLFVRVELRKDDADIRKLPLEAIHPRDWSTTLQKFVHTQISVGTRMSCFHDEVKISLPALLTPQHHLLFTFFHVDLQMKLEAPKPVIVGYAALPLSTHIQLLSDVSLPILRELVPHYLQESGKERMEYLEDGKAVFRLRLRLCSSLFPVNERIRDFFVEYDRHTLHTSPPWGSELLEAINSLKNVESTALLQFLHPILNMLLRLIGDGGETLQVAAFRAMVNILTRVQQESSDGAERNRFLVNYVDFAFDDFGDRQTPVYPGLSTVWGSLARSKAKGYRVGPVYDDVLAMAWFFLELIVKSMGLEQSHLFYHNLPQGEDVPPLQLKEGVFRCIMQLFDCLLTEVHERCKKGLNLAKRLNSTLAFFCYDLLSIIEPRQVFELVSLYMDKFAGVCQSVLHDCKLTFLQIICDHDLFVEMPGRDPSDRNYLSSVLIQEIFLTLDHDDLLQRAKAARILVVLISKHEFDTRYQKSEDRLYIAQLYFPLIGQILDEMPVFYNLNAVEKREVLVLILQIIRNLDDTTLLKAWQQSIARTRLFFKLLEECITHFEHSRAGDSLLLGSSSRSPDAERPVSPKYSDRLSPSVNAYLSDASRHEIRLQGTPENGYMWNRVIPQLSSPNQPYSLREALAQAQSSRIGSTARALRESLHPVLRQKLELWEENLSTAVSLEVLGIIEKFSVAAASRSISTDYTKLDCVTSILMGLLSRSQPLTFWEAFLPVVYNIFSLHGATLMARENDRFLKQIAFHLLRLAVFRNDSVRKRAVVGLQILVRNSFNYFKSTTRLRVMLTITLSELLSDVQVTQMKSDGSLEESGEARRLRKSLEEMADVRSKDQLNECGLPVNALEVSAEGSTDNRWSWVEVKHLSKCLVQALDAGLEHALLGSVTTLDRCAAAEGFYKLALAYAPVPDLHIMWLLHLCDAHQEMQSWAEAAQCAVAVAGVIMQALVGRNDAVWSREHVASLCRICPIVGTDVGAEVSAAEVEGYGASKLTVDSAVKYLQLANKLFAQAELYHFCASIQELIIPVYKSRRAYGQLAKCHKSLTNIYESILEQEASPIPFIDATYYRVGFYGDRFGKLNKKEYVFREPRDVRLGDIMEKLSHTYEAKMDGNQNLHIIPDSRQVNADELQPGVCYLQITAVDPVMEDEDLESRRERIFSLSTGTVRARVFDRFLFDTPFTKNGKTQGGLESQWKRRTVLQTEGSFPALVNRLLVIKSESLEFSPVENAIGMIETRTAALRNELEEPRSSEGDQLPRLQSLQRILQGSVAVQVNSGVLSVCTAFLSGEPATRLRSQELQQLIAALLEFMAVCKRAIRVHFRLIGEEDQEFHTQLVNGFQSLTAELSHYIPAILSEL; encoded by the exons ATGTCGGCAGCGGATCTG GTGGTGGCGGACGCAACAGCGAGGGAATGGCAGCGGTTCAAGTTGATTCCAAGGGTGTCGTGTGCTGGGAACCTGGACCTGGATCCACTG cTTAATGAAAATTTAGAGCAATGGCCACATCTAAATGAGTTGGTACAGTGCTATAAGGCTGATTTTGTTAAAGATGACTGCAAATACGGACGATATGATAGTGTCGCACCACCGTCCTTTAGAAGTCAAATTTTTGAGGGACCTGATACCGACATAGAAACAG AATTGCAGCTTTGCAACGCTAGGCATTCCAAGCCCGAGGAAACTACTGAAGATGATATGCCAAGCACCTCAGGGAGGCAAATATATGAGACTGAACCGTGTGCTTCATCTTCAAACAAA CCCTGTAGTCTCTCACCTTTACCGGCATACGAACCTGCATTTGATTGGAACAACGAGAGATCTTTGATATTTGGCCAACGGGTGACAGAAAGTCTCCCTGCAACACACATCAG TGGATTGAAGATAACTGTGAAGGTGTTATCTTTGTCATTAGAAGCTGGATTGGTAG AACCTTTTGGCGGTACAATCTGCTTGTACAACAGAGATAGAAGAGAAAAACTATCTGAAGACTTCTGTTTCCGCATACTTCCAACAGAAATGCAAGAT GCTCATATTTCTTTGGACCGTTGGAGTGTTTTTTCGTTGGATGCCCCTTCACCATCAGTCTGCCTTCTGATCCAGCTTGAAAAAGCTGCTACTGAAGAAGGGGGAGTAACTCCTTCCGTTTATTCCCGCAAAGAACCC GTGCACTTGACTGAGAAAGAGAAGCAGAAGCTGCAAATTTGGTCTCGAATCATTCCATATAAAGAGCCATTTGCATGGGCAATGATTCCTCTGTTTGAAAACAACCATGCTGGTGGTGTGGGTGATGCTGTGTCTCCTAGCAGCCCTTTAGCACCAAGTATTTCAGGCTCAAGTTCTCAAGATAGCATCGTGGAGCCTACTTCCAAGCTCGCTTTGGAGGGAAAACTCAACCATTATTCAAGTGGAAGCTCGGTTATTGTAGATATATCAAACTTAAACAAAGTGAAGGAAAGCTACATAGAGGACTCCCTCCAG GATCCGAAACGGAAAGTACACAAACCAGTTAAAGGTGTACTGAGGCTAGAGGTGGAAAAACTTCATAATGACCGTAATGATACAGATACCATTTCTGAAGGCGGGAGCATGAACAATGAGTTGCATGGTGCTGAACTCAACAATGGCAGACATCACAGGAATAGCTTTGATGGGGCCCACAGTTATCTGAATTCTAGTGCTGTTGTCCAGAAAAATGCACGCCAGAATGGTCAAAATTCCAATGCAGAGAATGGTGACAAT TTTCAAGCTTTTGACTTTCGGATGATGACTCGAAGCGAACCATTTTCTCAACTTTTCCATTGCCTCTATGTGTACCCATTGACCGTCAGCTTGAGCCGCAAGAGAAATCTATTCGTAAGAGTAGAATTGAGAAAGGATGATGCTGACATCCGTAAACTTCCACTGGAG GCTATTCATCCAAGGGATTGGAGTACAACGCTACAGAAGTTTGTCCATACGCAGATTTCTGTTGGCACGAGAATGTCTTGCTTCCATGATGAAGTGAAGATCAGTCTGCCTGCTCTATTGACTCCCCAACATCATCTTCTGTTCACATTCTTCCATGTAGATCTCCAAATGAAACTTGAAGCCCCTAAACCA GTGATTGTGGGATATGCCGCACTTCCACTGTCGACACACATTCA GTTACTTTCAGATGTATCTTTGCCAATTTTACGAGAGCTTGTTCCGCATTACCTGCAGGAAAGTGGAAAG GAGAGAATGGAATACCTAGAGGATGGAAAAGCTGTTTTCAGACTGCGGTTAAGACTTTGCTCTTCGTTGTTTCCAGTTAATGAAAGGATAAGAGACTTTTTTGTCGAGTATGACCGCCACACACTACATACAAGTCCACCTTGGGGCTCTGAGCTTCTtgag GCCATAAATAGTTTGAAGAATGTTGAATCTACTGCATTGTTACAATTTCTTCACCCAATACTCAACATGCTGCTGCGTCTTATTGGTGATGGTGGTGAAACACTTCAG GTTGCTGCATTTCGAGCCATGGTTAATATTCTAACCCG GGTTCAACAGGAATCATCTGATGGGGCTGAGAGAAATAGGTTTCTTGTTAATTATGTTGATTTTGCTTTTGATGACTTTGGTGATCGGCAAACACCTGTATACCCTGGTTTATCTACTGTTTGGGGTAGCCTAGCTCGGAGTAAG GCTAAAGGTTATAGAGTTGGGCCCGTCTATGATGATGTGTTGGCAATGGCTTGGTTTTTTCTGGAGCTTATTGTAAAATCAATGGGATTGGAGCAAAGTCATCTCTTCTACCACAATCTTCCACAAG GTGAAGATGTCCCACCGCTACAGTTGAAAGAAGGTGTATTCAGATGTATCATGCAGCTGTTTGATTGCCTTTTAACTGAGGTTCATGAACGCTGTAAAAAGGGTTTAAATTTGGCAAAGCGCTTGAACAGCACTCTTGCTTTCTTTTGTTATGATCTTTTATCAATCATCGAGCCACGCCAAGTTTTTGAGCTG GTGTCGTTGTATATGGACAAGTTTGCAGGGGTTTGTCAATCAGTTCTCCATGATTGCAAATTGACATTCCTGCAGATAATATGTGATCACGATCTTTTTGTTGAGATGCCTGGCCGGGACCCCTCTGATAG GAATTATCTCTCGTCTGTCCTTATCCAGGAGATCTTTCTCACCCTTGACCATGATGATTTATTACAGCGAGCAAAA GCGGCTCGTATTTTGGTTGTCCTGATAAGCAAGCATGAATTTGACACACGGTATCAAAAAAGTGAAGACAGGCTGTACATTGCTCAGCTGTATTTCCCTCTTATAGGACAG ATTCTAGATGAGATGCCTGTGTTCTATAATCTAAATGCTGTTGAAAAGCGTGAAGTTCTAGTGCTCATTTTGCAAATCATAAGGAACTTGGATGACACAACTCTTCTAAAAGCGTGGCAACAGAGCATTGCTAGAACCAGACTGTTCTTCAAGCTACTTGAAGAATGTATAACCCATTTTGAG CACAGTAGAGCAGGAGATAGTTTGCTGCTAGGCTCTAGTTCTCGGAGTCCTGATGCTGAGCGCCCTGTGTCCCCCAAGTATTCTGATCGATTATCCCCATCGGTTAACGCATACTTGTCCGATGCTTCACGCCATGAAATAAGG CTTCAGGGAACACCAGAAAATGGATACATGTGGAACAGGGTTATTCCTCAACTAAGTTCCCCAAATCAACCCTATTCATTGAGGGAAGCACTTGCTCAAGCACAATCTTCAAGAATTGGATCAACAGCCAGGGCATTGAGAGAGTCTCTACATCCAGTACTGAGACAGAAGTTG gAACTCTGGGAAGAAAATCTTAGTACCGCTGTGAGCCTTGAAGTATTGGGAATAATTGAGAAGTTTTCGGTTGCTGCAGCTTCTCGTAGCATCTCTACTGATTACACTAAGCTAGATTGTGTGACATCTATCTTAATGGGTCTTTTGTCTAGGAGCCAGCCCTTAACTTTTTGGGAAGCTTTTCTTCCTGTGGTCTATAATATATTCAGTCTTCATGGTGCAACACTGATGGCACGGGAGAATGACCGCTTCTTGAAGCaaattgcttttcatcttttaCGACTTGCTGTATTCCGAAATGATTCTGTTAGAAAAAGGGCCGTTGTTGGATTGCAGATCCTTGTTAGG AACTCATTCAACTATTTCAAGAGCACCACAAGGTTGAGGGTCATGTTGACTATTACTTTGTCAGAATTGCTGTCTGATGTGCAAGTAACTCAGATGAAATCTGATGGTTCTCTTGAAGAAAGTGGTGAAGCTCGGCGTCTTAGAAAATCACTAGAGGAAATGGCTGATGTCAGAAGTAAGGATCAGTTGAACGAATGTGGGCTCCCTGTTAATGCACTGGAGGTGTCTGCTGAAGGTTCCACGGACAACAGGTGGTCTTGGGTAGAAGTTAAACATCTATCAAAATGTCTAGTCCAGGCCCTTGATGCTGGCCTTGAACATGCCCTTTTG GGTTCTGTAACAACTCTGGACAGGTGTGCAGCTGCTGAGGGTTTCTATAAGCTAGCATTGGCCTATGCACCTGTTCCCGATCTTCATATTATGTGGTTACTGCACCTATGTGACGCCCACCAGGAGATGCAATCATGGGCTGAAGCTGCGCAATGTGCAGTTGCTGTAGCTGGTGTGATCATGCAG GCACTTGTTGGAAGGAATGATGCTGTGTGGAGCAGGGAGCATGTTGCTTCCCTGTGTAGGATCTGTCCTATTGTCGGCACTGATGTGGGTGCAGAAGTATCTGCAGCAGAAGTGGAGGGATATGGTGCATCCAAGCTTACTGTGGATTCAGCTGTGAAGTATCTTCAACTTGCCAACAAGCTCTTCGCACAGGCTGAACTATACCATTTTTGTGCTAGCATTCAGGAACTCATAATTCCTGTGTACAAGAGCAGAAGGGCTTATGGGCAACTGGCTAAGTGCCATAAGTCGCTCACGAACATCTATGAGTCAATTCTTGAGCAGGAGGCTAGCCCTATTCCATTCATTGATGCCACATACTACAGAGTTGGATTTTATGGGGATCGATTTGGCAAGCTCAATAAAAAGGAGTATGTGTTTAGAGAGCCACGGGATGTTCGTCTGGGTGACATCATGGAGAAGCTTAGTCACACCTATGAGGCTAAGATGGATGGCAATCAGAATTTACACATAATTCCTGACTCGAGACAAGTCAATGCCGATGAGCTGCAACCTGGTGTCTGCTATCTGCAGATAACTGCTGTTGATCCTGTAATGGAGGACGAGGACTTGGAGAGTAGGAGGGAAAGGATTTTCTCTTTATCTACTGGCACTGTGCGTGCACGCGTGTTTGACCGTTTCCTTTTCGATACACCATTCACAAAGAATGGGAAAACACAAGGTGGTCTCGAATCTCAATGGAAGAGACGCACGGTACTCCAAACAGAGGGCTCATTTCCTGCTTTGGTAAATCGCCTGCTAGTGATCAAATCTGAATCTCTAGAATTTTCGCCTGTTGAGAATGCAATTGGGATGATTGAAACAAGGACAGCTGCATTGAGAAATGAACTAGAAGAACCACGTAGTTCTGAAGGTGATCAACTACCAAGACTTCAAAGCCTGCAAAGGATACTCCAAGGAAGTGTAGCTGTTCAG GTCAACAGTGGTGTATTAAGTGTTTGCACTGCTTTCTTATCTGGAGAGCCTGCAACCAGGCTCAGATCTCAAGAACTACAGCAGCTCATCGCTGCACTGCTTGAATTCATGGCTGTTTGCAAGCGCGCGATCCGTGTGCATTTTAGATTGATAGGGGAAGAAGACCAGGAATTCCACACGCAACTTGTCAACGGGTTTCAGTCGCTTACTGCTGAGCTTTCCCACTATATTCCTGCTATACTTTCGGAGCTATGA